One window from the genome of Crassostrea angulata isolate pt1a10 chromosome 2, ASM2561291v2, whole genome shotgun sequence encodes:
- the LOC128171211 gene encoding uncharacterized protein LOC128171211 — MCFSILKTMSRKDRKRVNPIEESRKWSEKNIDPPGFNISLFENKGRGVRTTVRRNAGDFLLVYTGKVITKKEGENLEEGFSSGYRFCLQRFVREVKLHTLFLCTV, encoded by the exons atGTGCTTTAGCATATTGAAAACCATGTCAAGAAAAGATCGAAAAAGAGTTAATCCCATTGAAGAGTCAAGGAAATGGAGTGAAAAGAATATTGATCCACCAGGATTTAATATAAGtttatttgagaacaaag GCAGAGGAGTCAGAACAACTGTCCGCAGAAATGCAGGCGACTTTTTGTTAGTGTATACAGGAAAGGTTATAACAAAGAAGGAAGGTGAGAACTTGGAAGAAGGGTTCTCATCTGGCTACAGATTTTGTTTACAGAGATTTGTG AGGGAAGTCAAATTACATACTTTATTCCTGTGCACTGTTTGA
- the LOC128171210 gene encoding uncharacterized protein LOC128171210: MPKRKHPVETSEGTRAKHKPQAEPIDYQRLAQEIVKLQKPNSDASSSTVVPLENAASATYANTVNELPAPTTASSSMQDNPILSVVSQLLENTGEPVGTNKGFFNSDNLISVTEGIPLGATIPQKIKAKIWSNEFFDLKVLLSHQDEEPLTLCITPGVINVQQSLKSKTPMFISQWTDAFLIFINIRIQKHPSETPHLLKYMSFIREMQRLHGDVAWRSYDESFRKFRESLAVDWQKPIEELRGKCIAMSNICSEKSY; the protein is encoded by the coding sequence ATGCCAAAACGCAAACATCCTGTGGAGACAAGTGAAGGTACTAGAGCAAAACATAAACCTCAGGCTGAACCAATCGATTACCAAAGACTTGCGCAAGAAATTGTTAAATTGCAAAAACCCAACTCTGATGCATCAAGCAGTACAGTGGTACCCCTAGAAAATGCTGCATCTGCTACATATGCAAACACCGTCAATGAGTTACCTGCACCAACGACTGCTTCTTCGTCTATGCAAGATAACCCTATATTGTCAGTTGTATCTCAACTTTTAGAAAACACAGGTGAGCCAGTAGGCACAAACAAAGGTTTCTTCAATTCTGATAATCTTATCTCTGTAACAGAAGGTATTCCTCTTGGTGCGACAATACCACAAAAGATAAAGGCAAAAATTTGGTCGaatgaattttttgatttaaaagtaTTATTGTCGCACCAAGATGAAGAACCTCTTACGTTGTGCATTACTCCAGGGGTCATTAATGTGCagcaaagtttaaaatcaaaaacccCCATGTTCATCAGTCAGTGGACTGATGCCTTTCTTATCTTTATTAACATTAGAATTCAGAAACACCCATCAGAAACTCcccatttattaaaatacatgagcTTTATTAGAGAAATGCAAAGACTGCATGGGGATGTTGCTTGGAGATCATATGACGAATCTTTCAGAAAGTTTAGGGAGTCTTTGGCTGTAGATTGGCAAAAACCTATTGAAGAATTAAGAGGTAAATGTATTGCCATGTCCAACATTTGCAGTGAAAAATCTTACTAg